Part of the Parambassis ranga chromosome 16, fParRan2.1, whole genome shotgun sequence genome, TTTTCATCGCCTTCTCATCAGTATCTCCCTTTTTGGCATAATCAACCAgctgcagggggaaaaaaacaaagtaccTGCAGTTAAAAGCTTTATAGAAACGTCACTCTCATTAAAATAATGACTGTAAATAAGTATTACTAACTTCTGTGCTCTAACAAGCTATAAATCCTTCCACATATATAGCAAATGCAACTTGTCCTTAACAGTAACAACGTCAGGAGTGCATTTTCCGTTTTACAGTCATATTTGGCTAATAGGAACCATTGTAGCAGTGACATTAGCTCAAGGAGCAGCtgtgttagctagctagctagctagcagcatCACAGGGTCGTCACCTTCTCAGCGTAGAAGCGGACTTCATCTGCTCGTCCCAGCGTGGTTTCAATCCTCTCGTGTCGGACCAGTCCTGTCAAAATGTTCCGCAGCATGTTGATTCGGGACTGCGGGTTCAGACCCATCCTCCGGGCCACCCGGCCGTGGGAGATCAACATTTGCAACGTGAGACGCATCTTGTCGGTTGGAGTCCCCTACGAGTTCGCGTCAAAACAACTGTGAACCTCCCAAACCGTACTCTGTAAGACGcactcactttaaaaaaaatgaagcttcAGCTGATGGTTCAACGTGAGCAAATCCCGAGGTCAGTTTGTTAATGCCATGTTCAGTTTGACATTGTTGGTGCGTCGTGTAATTCGTCCGACTTGGTCATGGAGCTAAGATGACGATGGTTCCGCTTAACGCAGCAGGAAACAAAACAGAGGGAGTAACAGGAAAAATATCAGGAGTGAtgcttttaaatcatttttattgcaGTAAAATATGCTTTTAGAACATAAAACATATGGCCTAAAATAAGGATTAGGTTGTTGTATAATAAGTCTTCCGTGGATACAATGTCtataacaaaatgtttgttgttaaattttgttaatgttttaatatgGGTTGTATATTTGACTCTTAGATTATAATTAGCTGTTAGTTTCATTTACATATAATACAGTACTGTAGAAATTGCTGTTGCAGAGGGAAGGTTGGACTGGGCTCAGCTGGTGGccattgtgctctgcagccACTCTGTGAATATGCACATCTGATgcaagagagacagaaaacataCATGCAAAAGGCAGCTTGAAATAATGGTTCAGAGTATTTGTAGCATAGATGGTTTCTACCTACCTTGGTGTAGACACCGGGGTGGTTTTTCTCTGCACAACCAAAACCCCAGGACACAACACCCTGCAGCTCCCTGTTACACACAACTGGACCACCAGAATCACCCTGCAAGAGggaaagggggagaaaaaagttATAGATTTTTTTGGACAtaaatgctttgtttttgttgttgcaaaAGCAAAGATGCAGACCTGGCAGGAGTCCTTGCCTCCCTCCAGGTATCCAGCACAGAACATGGCCTCAGTGATCATGCCAGGGTAAGAGTTATTACAGTCCTCGTCAGACAGGATGGGGATGTCCAGGCACTGCAGTCTGTTGCTGTCAGCAGCTACAGAGACACAAGAAGACATTAATTGTTGACAAATAATCTTGACCTGCCTCTGGCAGTGAGACTGTGTTTAGTACTCACAGGAGCTCATGGTCACGCCCCAACCAGAGACTGTGCACATGGTGCCGGCAGGGGTGCAGCTGGTAGGCAGAGCCACAGGCTGCACATACTGGTTGATGGTGGCGGGTGTGCTCAGCTTTATCAGCATGATGTCATTGTTTACCAGCCAGGACTCGTAGTTGGGATGAGGGATGACACGAGCAGCAGGAATGATTTGTTCATTGCCGTCCATAAACCAACGGTTGTGATCACCAAGAACGATGTCCATTTTACTGAAAAAGATGTTGTGAGAGTGCACAGACATCAGCGGGGGTGGCTTATGAGTCTAGTATGTTTGGCTGGTTTTATTTGAGGGTCACCTACGATTTAtagcagtgagcagcagacacaaccCAGTGTTTGTTGACCAGGGAGCCACCACAGAAGTGGTAGCCAGCGTTCAGAGACACCTGATGGGGCTGAGAATGAGGTACACACTCGCGCCCTCCAACTATTTTGTCATCTTCTGTGGCAACTAAAAAAAGATAGGtgttgtatttttctgtctgGAAGTGTTTCTAGATATTGAGGTTAAATGTGGTTCATACTTACACACAGCTCCCAGGAGCAGAGCGAACACCAGAGACCTCATGACTGCTTGGTAGGAGGTGGAGCTGGATCCACGCTGCTGGGTTTTTATTCACTGCTTTAATTCATACTGTCAAAACACACCCGTGTTGGTGCTGACCAATCAAAACACTCAGAGCTGATAGCAACAtattaacatgtaaaaaaataccAAAGCATGGCTGCATGTTTGTAATGGGCATAATAGAAattttgctgttttcttttacCAGAAAAACCTCACTGAAACCatgtattaatatttttttgttccactgctgctctggctctgctttGGGTCTGTTTGGTACAGTCTGTGTCCTGACCTTGAACAGATGCAGTGCCAGGTGGAGCCTCTCTCACAGACCGACTCAGACCTCACCAATGAAAAGCACTGAGAAAGCTCTCCTTTTTGGTTGTTACAGCAGGTTAGATAATTAACAGCAGTCTAAAATATTTGTTACTTATATAAAACACTTTGTATCTGCCTGATCTCTCTGTGAAACTGGCTGCTGCAAACCTGTTTTATGTAATTCTCACTGGAATAACTAGGAAAATGCAAATTATTTTAAATTCTAGGAATCGGAATTCAAATATTGTTTCATGAATCAGAATTcataaaatattaattaaagTTGCTGAACAAAATCAATATATTATCAGAAAAGAATCACCAATTTGTGGATGATGGATGTAATACAATGgaactacaaaaaaaacaacatattgaAAGAAAGAACTGGGGGCTGAGGTGTAAGATTGTATTAATGGCCAG contains:
- the LOC114449045 gene encoding trypsin-2-like; protein product: MRSLVFALLLGAVFATEDDKIVGGRECVPHSQPHQVSLNAGYHFCGGSLVNKHWVVSAAHCYKSKMDIVLGDHNRWFMDGNEQIIPAARVIPHPNYESWLVNNDIMLIKLSTPATINQYVQPVALPTSCTPAGTMCTVSGWGVTMSSSADSNRLQCLDIPILSDEDCNNSYPGMITEAMFCAGYLEGGKDSCQGDSGGPVVCNRELQGVVSWGFGCAEKNHPGVYTKMCIFTEWLQSTMATS